A genomic window from Osmia bicornis bicornis chromosome 6, iOsmBic2.1, whole genome shotgun sequence includes:
- the LOC114880439 gene encoding matrix metalloproteinase-14 isoform X3 gives MARWSGLLRWERCAASVLLAILFAVARVRTNDQAQTVSQTAAMNYLSQFGYLQPINPTSGGIISQDTLSKAVAEFQSFAGLNITGEFDEETYKLMALPRCGVKDRVGPGSGRSKRYALQGSRWRVKKLTYKISKYPRNLPQHKVDIELNKAFKVWSDYTDLLFIQKKSGQVHIEIRFEKGEHGDGDPFDGPGGTLAHAYFPVYGGDAHFDDAEQWTIDSFRGTNLFQVAAHEFGHSLGLSHSDVKSALMAPFYRGYEPYFRLDDDDIQGIQALYGKKTVSTSGVPTGPRFGTTTVAPPSEEDTELCTDPKIDTMFNSAEGHMYVFKGDRYWRLTADGVAVGYPKLISHSWKGLPGNIDAAFTYKNGKTYFFKGSKYWRYVGKRMDGDYPKEISEGFTGIPDNIDTAIVWTGNGKIYFYKGSKFWRFDPTQKPPVKNTYPKLISNWEGVPDNLDASIVYHGHTYFFKGDAYYRFNDRTFSVDVADPAFPRATAYWWFGCRSANKGTLGNVQGLRENPDDSFLHAGILESVGGDFSDDGDRDGDVGDIILDAEDNNLHSESRGFGKK, from the exons ATGGCCAGGTGGAGTGGTCTTTTACGATGGGAAAGATGTGCCGCAAGTGTCCTGCTCGCGATACTATTCGCCGTAGCGAGGGTGAGGACCAACGATCAGGCTCAAACTGTCTCGCAGACCGCGGCTATG AACTACCTATCTCAATTCGGCTATTTGCAACCAATTAATCCAACGAGCGGTGGAATTATATCTCAAGACACACTGTCGAAAGCAGTCGCCGAATTTCAATCTTTTGCCGGATTAAATATAACAG GAGAATTTGACGAAGAAACGTATAAACTTATGGCACTACCAAGGTGTGGTGTTAAGGACAGAGTTGGACCTGGATCTGGAAGATCGAAGCGTTATGCTCTTCAag GTTCGAGATGGCGCGTGAAGAAACTGACTTACAAGATCAGCAAGTACCCAAGAAATTTACCGCAGCACAAAGTTGACATCGAATTGAACAAAGCTTTCAAAGTCTGGTCGGATTACACGGATCTCTTGTTCATTCAAAAAAAGTCGGGCCAG GTCCATATTGAGATTAGATTTGAGAAAGGCGAACATGGTGACGGAGATCCTTTCGACGGACCTGGTGGCACTTTGGCGCACGCTTATTTCCCTGTTTACGGAGGCGATGCCCATTTCGACGACGCCGAACAATGGACCATCGACAGTTTTCGCGGTACCAATCTCTTTCAAGTAGCCGCCCACGAGTTTGGCCATTCCCTTGGTTTGAGTCATAGCGACGTTAAGTCCGCCCTAATGGCACCCTTCTACCGCGGCTACGAACCCTATTTCCGATTGGACGACGACGATATTCAGGGTATTCAG GCTCTATACGGAAAAAAAACGGTGAGTACCAGCGGTGTTCCGACCGGACCAAGATTCGGAACTACCACTGTAGCACCTCCAAGTGAAGAAGACACGGAACTTTGTACGGATCCAAAGATTGACACGATGTTCAATTCTGCCGAGGGACACATGTATGTGTTCAAAG gCGATCGTTACTGGAGATTAACTGCCGATGGTGTGGCAGTCGGTTACCCTAAACTGATTTCACACTCGTGGAAAGGATTGCCAGGAAACATAGACGCTGCGTTCACGTACAAGAACGGGAAGACTTACTTCTTCAAG GGCTCAAAATATTGGAGATACGTGGGGAAGAGAATGGACGGTGACTACCCGAAGGAAATCAGTGAAGGTTTCACAGGAATTCCTGATAATATCGACACCGCGATCGTTTGGACCGGAAACGGGAAGATCTATTTCTACAAGGGTAGCAAATTCTGGAGGTTCGATCCTACACAGAAACCACCAGTGAAGAACACATATCCTAAACTGATCTCGAATTGGGAAGGCGTTCCGGACAATCTCGACGCCTCTATTGTCTATCATGGTCACACTTATTTCTTCAAAGGAGACGCTTATTACAGATTCAACGATAGGACATTCTCT GTGGACGTTGCTGACCCAGCGTTCCCGAGAGCAACGGCCTACTGGTGGTTCGGTTGTAGATCAGCGAACAAAGGAACATTAGGTAATGTCCAAGGGCTGCGTGAGAATCCTGACGATTCATTTCTGCATGCCGGCATCCTGGAGTCCGTCGGCGGCGACTTTAGCGATGACGGTGATAGAGACGGTGACGTCGGGGACATCATTTTAGACGCAG AGGACAACAATCTGCACTCCGAATCGCGCGGGTTCGGGAAAAAGTGA
- the LOC114880439 gene encoding matrix metalloproteinase-14 isoform X6: MARWSGLLRWERCAASVLLAILFAVARVRTNDQAQTVSQTAAMNYLSQFGYLQPINPTSGGIISQDTLSKAVAEFQSFAGLNITGEFDEETYKLMALPRCGVKDRVGPGSGRSKRYALQGSRWRVKKLTYKISKYPRNLPQHKVDIELNKAFKVWSDYTDLLFIQKKSGQVHIEIRFEKGEHGDGDPFDGPGGTLAHAYFPVYGGDAHFDDAEQWTIDSFRGTNLFQVAAHEFGHSLGLSHSDVKSALMAPFYRGYEPYFRLDDDDIQGIQALYGKKTVSTSGVPTGPRFGTTTVAPPSEEDTELCTDPKIDTMFNSAEGHMYVFKGDRYWRLTADGVAVGYPKLISHSWKGLPGNIDAAFTYKNGKTYFFKGSKYWRYVGKRMDGDYPKEISEGFTGIPDNIDTAIVWTGNGKIYFYKGSKFWRFDPTQKPPVKNTYPKLISNWEGVPDNLDASIVYHGHTYFFKGDAYYRFNDRTFSVDVADPAFPRATAYWWFGCRSANKGTLEDNNLHSESRGFGKK; encoded by the exons ATGGCCAGGTGGAGTGGTCTTTTACGATGGGAAAGATGTGCCGCAAGTGTCCTGCTCGCGATACTATTCGCCGTAGCGAGGGTGAGGACCAACGATCAGGCTCAAACTGTCTCGCAGACCGCGGCTATG AACTACCTATCTCAATTCGGCTATTTGCAACCAATTAATCCAACGAGCGGTGGAATTATATCTCAAGACACACTGTCGAAAGCAGTCGCCGAATTTCAATCTTTTGCCGGATTAAATATAACAG GAGAATTTGACGAAGAAACGTATAAACTTATGGCACTACCAAGGTGTGGTGTTAAGGACAGAGTTGGACCTGGATCTGGAAGATCGAAGCGTTATGCTCTTCAag GTTCGAGATGGCGCGTGAAGAAACTGACTTACAAGATCAGCAAGTACCCAAGAAATTTACCGCAGCACAAAGTTGACATCGAATTGAACAAAGCTTTCAAAGTCTGGTCGGATTACACGGATCTCTTGTTCATTCAAAAAAAGTCGGGCCAG GTCCATATTGAGATTAGATTTGAGAAAGGCGAACATGGTGACGGAGATCCTTTCGACGGACCTGGTGGCACTTTGGCGCACGCTTATTTCCCTGTTTACGGAGGCGATGCCCATTTCGACGACGCCGAACAATGGACCATCGACAGTTTTCGCGGTACCAATCTCTTTCAAGTAGCCGCCCACGAGTTTGGCCATTCCCTTGGTTTGAGTCATAGCGACGTTAAGTCCGCCCTAATGGCACCCTTCTACCGCGGCTACGAACCCTATTTCCGATTGGACGACGACGATATTCAGGGTATTCAG GCTCTATACGGAAAAAAAACGGTGAGTACCAGCGGTGTTCCGACCGGACCAAGATTCGGAACTACCACTGTAGCACCTCCAAGTGAAGAAGACACGGAACTTTGTACGGATCCAAAGATTGACACGATGTTCAATTCTGCCGAGGGACACATGTATGTGTTCAAAG gCGATCGTTACTGGAGATTAACTGCCGATGGTGTGGCAGTCGGTTACCCTAAACTGATTTCACACTCGTGGAAAGGATTGCCAGGAAACATAGACGCTGCGTTCACGTACAAGAACGGGAAGACTTACTTCTTCAAG GGCTCAAAATATTGGAGATACGTGGGGAAGAGAATGGACGGTGACTACCCGAAGGAAATCAGTGAAGGTTTCACAGGAATTCCTGATAATATCGACACCGCGATCGTTTGGACCGGAAACGGGAAGATCTATTTCTACAAGGGTAGCAAATTCTGGAGGTTCGATCCTACACAGAAACCACCAGTGAAGAACACATATCCTAAACTGATCTCGAATTGGGAAGGCGTTCCGGACAATCTCGACGCCTCTATTGTCTATCATGGTCACACTTATTTCTTCAAAGGAGACGCTTATTACAGATTCAACGATAGGACATTCTCT GTGGACGTTGCTGACCCAGCGTTCCCGAGAGCAACGGCCTACTGGTGGTTCGGTTGTAGATCAGCGAACAAAGGAACATTAG AGGACAACAATCTGCACTCCGAATCGCGCGGGTTCGGGAAAAAGTGA
- the LOC114880439 gene encoding matrix metalloproteinase-14 isoform X1, with protein MARWSGLLRWERCAASVLLAILFAVARVRTNDQAQTVSQTAAMNYLSQFGYLQPINPTSGGIISQDTLSKAVAEFQSFAGLNITGEFDEETYKLMALPRCGVKDRVGPGSGRSKRYALQGSRWRVKKLTYKISKYPRNLPQHKVDIELNKAFKVWSDYTDLLFIQKKSGQVHIEIRFEKGEHGDGDPFDGPGGTLAHAYFPVYGGDAHFDDAEQWTIDSFRGTNLFQVAAHEFGHSLGLSHSDVKSALMAPFYRGYEPYFRLDDDDIQGIQALYGKKTVSTSGVPTGPRFGTTTVAPPSEEDTELCTDPKIDTMFNSAEGHMYVFKGDRYWRLTADGVAVGYPKLISHSWKGLPGNIDAAFTYKNGKTYFFKGSKYWRYVGKRMDGDYPKEISEGFTGIPDNIDTAIVWTGNGKIYFYKGSKFWRFDPTQKPPVKNTYPKLISNWEGVPDNLDASIVYHGHTYFFKGDAYYRFNDRTFSVDVADPAFPRATAYWWFGCRSANKGTLGNVQGLRENPDDSFLHAGILESVGGDFSDDGDRDGDVGDIILDAGETDEQLVTSSNQDAGSAAGSVFKRSIWWYLPFSLLTMIIAKIIAAT; from the exons ATGGCCAGGTGGAGTGGTCTTTTACGATGGGAAAGATGTGCCGCAAGTGTCCTGCTCGCGATACTATTCGCCGTAGCGAGGGTGAGGACCAACGATCAGGCTCAAACTGTCTCGCAGACCGCGGCTATG AACTACCTATCTCAATTCGGCTATTTGCAACCAATTAATCCAACGAGCGGTGGAATTATATCTCAAGACACACTGTCGAAAGCAGTCGCCGAATTTCAATCTTTTGCCGGATTAAATATAACAG GAGAATTTGACGAAGAAACGTATAAACTTATGGCACTACCAAGGTGTGGTGTTAAGGACAGAGTTGGACCTGGATCTGGAAGATCGAAGCGTTATGCTCTTCAag GTTCGAGATGGCGCGTGAAGAAACTGACTTACAAGATCAGCAAGTACCCAAGAAATTTACCGCAGCACAAAGTTGACATCGAATTGAACAAAGCTTTCAAAGTCTGGTCGGATTACACGGATCTCTTGTTCATTCAAAAAAAGTCGGGCCAG GTCCATATTGAGATTAGATTTGAGAAAGGCGAACATGGTGACGGAGATCCTTTCGACGGACCTGGTGGCACTTTGGCGCACGCTTATTTCCCTGTTTACGGAGGCGATGCCCATTTCGACGACGCCGAACAATGGACCATCGACAGTTTTCGCGGTACCAATCTCTTTCAAGTAGCCGCCCACGAGTTTGGCCATTCCCTTGGTTTGAGTCATAGCGACGTTAAGTCCGCCCTAATGGCACCCTTCTACCGCGGCTACGAACCCTATTTCCGATTGGACGACGACGATATTCAGGGTATTCAG GCTCTATACGGAAAAAAAACGGTGAGTACCAGCGGTGTTCCGACCGGACCAAGATTCGGAACTACCACTGTAGCACCTCCAAGTGAAGAAGACACGGAACTTTGTACGGATCCAAAGATTGACACGATGTTCAATTCTGCCGAGGGACACATGTATGTGTTCAAAG gCGATCGTTACTGGAGATTAACTGCCGATGGTGTGGCAGTCGGTTACCCTAAACTGATTTCACACTCGTGGAAAGGATTGCCAGGAAACATAGACGCTGCGTTCACGTACAAGAACGGGAAGACTTACTTCTTCAAG GGCTCAAAATATTGGAGATACGTGGGGAAGAGAATGGACGGTGACTACCCGAAGGAAATCAGTGAAGGTTTCACAGGAATTCCTGATAATATCGACACCGCGATCGTTTGGACCGGAAACGGGAAGATCTATTTCTACAAGGGTAGCAAATTCTGGAGGTTCGATCCTACACAGAAACCACCAGTGAAGAACACATATCCTAAACTGATCTCGAATTGGGAAGGCGTTCCGGACAATCTCGACGCCTCTATTGTCTATCATGGTCACACTTATTTCTTCAAAGGAGACGCTTATTACAGATTCAACGATAGGACATTCTCT GTGGACGTTGCTGACCCAGCGTTCCCGAGAGCAACGGCCTACTGGTGGTTCGGTTGTAGATCAGCGAACAAAGGAACATTAGGTAATGTCCAAGGGCTGCGTGAGAATCCTGACGATTCATTTCTGCATGCCGGCATCCTGGAGTCCGTCGGCGGCGACTTTAGCGATGACGGTGATAGAGACGGTGACGTCGGGGACATCATTTTAGACGCAG GCGAAACGGACGAGCAGCTAGTCACGTCGTCCAATCAGGATGCAGGCTCCGCGGCGGGAAGCGTTTTCAAACGGTCGATATGGTGGTATCTTCCGTTCAGTTTATTGACTATGATCATCGCTAAAATCATTGCCGCCACGTAG
- the LOC114880439 gene encoding matrix metalloproteinase-14 isoform X2, whose protein sequence is MARWSGLLRWERCAASVLLAILFAVARVRTNDQAQTVSQTAAMNYLSQFGYLQPINPTSGGIISQDTLSKAVAEFQSFAGLNITGEFDEETYKLMALPRCGVKDRVGPGSGRSKRYALQGSRWRVKKLTYKISKYPRNLPQHKVDIELNKAFKVWSDYTDLLFIQKKSGQVHIEIRFEKGEHGDGDPFDGPGGTLAHAYFPVYGGDAHFDDAEQWTIDSFRGTNLFQVAAHEFGHSLGLSHSDVKSALMAPFYRGYEPYFRLDDDDIQGIQALYGKKTVSTSGVPTGPRFGTTTVAPPSEEDTELCTDPKIDTMFNSAEGHMYVFKGDRYWRLTADGVAVGYPKLISHSWKGLPGNIDAAFTYKNGKTYFFKGSKYWRYVGKRMDGDYPKEISEGFTGIPDNIDTAIVWTGNGKIYFYKGSKFWRFDPTQKPPVKNTYPKLISNWEGVPDNLDASIVYHGHTYFFKGDAYYRFNDRTFSVDVADPAFPRATAYWWFGCRSANKGTLGNVQGLRENPDDSFLHAGILESVGGDFSDDGDRDGDVGDIILDAGIAYNTRPRRVAVPLTRKKLAFPEDNNLHSESRGFGKK, encoded by the exons ATGGCCAGGTGGAGTGGTCTTTTACGATGGGAAAGATGTGCCGCAAGTGTCCTGCTCGCGATACTATTCGCCGTAGCGAGGGTGAGGACCAACGATCAGGCTCAAACTGTCTCGCAGACCGCGGCTATG AACTACCTATCTCAATTCGGCTATTTGCAACCAATTAATCCAACGAGCGGTGGAATTATATCTCAAGACACACTGTCGAAAGCAGTCGCCGAATTTCAATCTTTTGCCGGATTAAATATAACAG GAGAATTTGACGAAGAAACGTATAAACTTATGGCACTACCAAGGTGTGGTGTTAAGGACAGAGTTGGACCTGGATCTGGAAGATCGAAGCGTTATGCTCTTCAag GTTCGAGATGGCGCGTGAAGAAACTGACTTACAAGATCAGCAAGTACCCAAGAAATTTACCGCAGCACAAAGTTGACATCGAATTGAACAAAGCTTTCAAAGTCTGGTCGGATTACACGGATCTCTTGTTCATTCAAAAAAAGTCGGGCCAG GTCCATATTGAGATTAGATTTGAGAAAGGCGAACATGGTGACGGAGATCCTTTCGACGGACCTGGTGGCACTTTGGCGCACGCTTATTTCCCTGTTTACGGAGGCGATGCCCATTTCGACGACGCCGAACAATGGACCATCGACAGTTTTCGCGGTACCAATCTCTTTCAAGTAGCCGCCCACGAGTTTGGCCATTCCCTTGGTTTGAGTCATAGCGACGTTAAGTCCGCCCTAATGGCACCCTTCTACCGCGGCTACGAACCCTATTTCCGATTGGACGACGACGATATTCAGGGTATTCAG GCTCTATACGGAAAAAAAACGGTGAGTACCAGCGGTGTTCCGACCGGACCAAGATTCGGAACTACCACTGTAGCACCTCCAAGTGAAGAAGACACGGAACTTTGTACGGATCCAAAGATTGACACGATGTTCAATTCTGCCGAGGGACACATGTATGTGTTCAAAG gCGATCGTTACTGGAGATTAACTGCCGATGGTGTGGCAGTCGGTTACCCTAAACTGATTTCACACTCGTGGAAAGGATTGCCAGGAAACATAGACGCTGCGTTCACGTACAAGAACGGGAAGACTTACTTCTTCAAG GGCTCAAAATATTGGAGATACGTGGGGAAGAGAATGGACGGTGACTACCCGAAGGAAATCAGTGAAGGTTTCACAGGAATTCCTGATAATATCGACACCGCGATCGTTTGGACCGGAAACGGGAAGATCTATTTCTACAAGGGTAGCAAATTCTGGAGGTTCGATCCTACACAGAAACCACCAGTGAAGAACACATATCCTAAACTGATCTCGAATTGGGAAGGCGTTCCGGACAATCTCGACGCCTCTATTGTCTATCATGGTCACACTTATTTCTTCAAAGGAGACGCTTATTACAGATTCAACGATAGGACATTCTCT GTGGACGTTGCTGACCCAGCGTTCCCGAGAGCAACGGCCTACTGGTGGTTCGGTTGTAGATCAGCGAACAAAGGAACATTAGGTAATGTCCAAGGGCTGCGTGAGAATCCTGACGATTCATTTCTGCATGCCGGCATCCTGGAGTCCGTCGGCGGCGACTTTAGCGATGACGGTGATAGAGACGGTGACGTCGGGGACATCATTTTAGACGCAG GAATTGCGTATAATACGCGTCCACGAAGAGTCGCAGTTCCATTAACCCGGAAAAAACTCGCTTTTCCAGAGGACAACAATCTGCACTCCGAATCGCGCGGGTTCGGGAAAAAGTGA
- the LOC114880439 gene encoding matrix metalloproteinase-14 isoform X5, which produces MARWSGLLRWERCAASVLLAILFAVARVRTNDQAQTVSQTAAMNYLSQFGYLQPINPTSGGIISQDTLSKAVAEFQSFAGLNITGEFDEETYKLMALPRCGVKDRVGPGSGRSKRYALQGSRWRVKKLTYKISKYPRNLPQHKVDIELNKAFKVWSDYTDLLFIQKKSGQVHIEIRFEKGEHGDGDPFDGPGGTLAHAYFPVYGGDAHFDDAEQWTIDSFRGTNLFQVAAHEFGHSLGLSHSDVKSALMAPFYRGYEPYFRLDDDDIQGIQALYGKKTVSTSGVPTGPRFGTTTVAPPSEEDTELCTDPKIDTMFNSAEGHMYVFKGDRYWRLTADGVAVGYPKLISHSWKGLPGNIDAAFTYKNGKTYFFKGSKYWRYVGKRMDGDYPKEISEGFTGIPDNIDTAIVWTGNGKIYFYKGSKFWRFDPTQKPPVKNTYPKLISNWEGVPDNLDASIVYHGHTYFFKGDAYYRFNDRTFSVDVADPAFPRATAYWWFGCRSANKGTLGIAYNTRPRRVAVPLTRKKLAFPEDNNLHSESRGFGKK; this is translated from the exons ATGGCCAGGTGGAGTGGTCTTTTACGATGGGAAAGATGTGCCGCAAGTGTCCTGCTCGCGATACTATTCGCCGTAGCGAGGGTGAGGACCAACGATCAGGCTCAAACTGTCTCGCAGACCGCGGCTATG AACTACCTATCTCAATTCGGCTATTTGCAACCAATTAATCCAACGAGCGGTGGAATTATATCTCAAGACACACTGTCGAAAGCAGTCGCCGAATTTCAATCTTTTGCCGGATTAAATATAACAG GAGAATTTGACGAAGAAACGTATAAACTTATGGCACTACCAAGGTGTGGTGTTAAGGACAGAGTTGGACCTGGATCTGGAAGATCGAAGCGTTATGCTCTTCAag GTTCGAGATGGCGCGTGAAGAAACTGACTTACAAGATCAGCAAGTACCCAAGAAATTTACCGCAGCACAAAGTTGACATCGAATTGAACAAAGCTTTCAAAGTCTGGTCGGATTACACGGATCTCTTGTTCATTCAAAAAAAGTCGGGCCAG GTCCATATTGAGATTAGATTTGAGAAAGGCGAACATGGTGACGGAGATCCTTTCGACGGACCTGGTGGCACTTTGGCGCACGCTTATTTCCCTGTTTACGGAGGCGATGCCCATTTCGACGACGCCGAACAATGGACCATCGACAGTTTTCGCGGTACCAATCTCTTTCAAGTAGCCGCCCACGAGTTTGGCCATTCCCTTGGTTTGAGTCATAGCGACGTTAAGTCCGCCCTAATGGCACCCTTCTACCGCGGCTACGAACCCTATTTCCGATTGGACGACGACGATATTCAGGGTATTCAG GCTCTATACGGAAAAAAAACGGTGAGTACCAGCGGTGTTCCGACCGGACCAAGATTCGGAACTACCACTGTAGCACCTCCAAGTGAAGAAGACACGGAACTTTGTACGGATCCAAAGATTGACACGATGTTCAATTCTGCCGAGGGACACATGTATGTGTTCAAAG gCGATCGTTACTGGAGATTAACTGCCGATGGTGTGGCAGTCGGTTACCCTAAACTGATTTCACACTCGTGGAAAGGATTGCCAGGAAACATAGACGCTGCGTTCACGTACAAGAACGGGAAGACTTACTTCTTCAAG GGCTCAAAATATTGGAGATACGTGGGGAAGAGAATGGACGGTGACTACCCGAAGGAAATCAGTGAAGGTTTCACAGGAATTCCTGATAATATCGACACCGCGATCGTTTGGACCGGAAACGGGAAGATCTATTTCTACAAGGGTAGCAAATTCTGGAGGTTCGATCCTACACAGAAACCACCAGTGAAGAACACATATCCTAAACTGATCTCGAATTGGGAAGGCGTTCCGGACAATCTCGACGCCTCTATTGTCTATCATGGTCACACTTATTTCTTCAAAGGAGACGCTTATTACAGATTCAACGATAGGACATTCTCT GTGGACGTTGCTGACCCAGCGTTCCCGAGAGCAACGGCCTACTGGTGGTTCGGTTGTAGATCAGCGAACAAAGGAACATTAG GAATTGCGTATAATACGCGTCCACGAAGAGTCGCAGTTCCATTAACCCGGAAAAAACTCGCTTTTCCAGAGGACAACAATCTGCACTCCGAATCGCGCGGGTTCGGGAAAAAGTGA
- the LOC114880439 gene encoding matrix metalloproteinase-14 isoform X4, giving the protein MARWSGLLRWERCAASVLLAILFAVARVRTNDQAQTVSQTAAMNYLSQFGYLQPINPTSGGIISQDTLSKAVAEFQSFAGLNITGEFDEETYKLMALPRCGVKDRVGPGSGRSKRYALQGSRWRVKKLTYKISKYPRNLPQHKVDIELNKAFKVWSDYTDLLFIQKKSGQVHIEIRFEKGEHGDGDPFDGPGGTLAHAYFPVYGGDAHFDDAEQWTIDSFRGTNLFQVAAHEFGHSLGLSHSDVKSALMAPFYRGYEPYFRLDDDDIQGIQALYGKKTVSTSGVPTGPRFGTTTVAPPSEEDTELCTDPKIDTMFNSAEGHMYVFKGDRYWRLTADGVAVGYPKLISHSWKGLPGNIDAAFTYKNGKTYFFKGSKYWRYVGKRMDGDYPKEISEGFTGIPDNIDTAIVWTGNGKIYFYKGSKFWRFDPTQKPPVKNTYPKLISNWEGVPDNLDASIVYHGHTYFFKGDAYYRFNDRTFSVDVADPAFPRATAYWWFGCRSANKGTLGETDEQLVTSSNQDAGSAAGSVFKRSIWWYLPFSLLTMIIAKIIAAT; this is encoded by the exons ATGGCCAGGTGGAGTGGTCTTTTACGATGGGAAAGATGTGCCGCAAGTGTCCTGCTCGCGATACTATTCGCCGTAGCGAGGGTGAGGACCAACGATCAGGCTCAAACTGTCTCGCAGACCGCGGCTATG AACTACCTATCTCAATTCGGCTATTTGCAACCAATTAATCCAACGAGCGGTGGAATTATATCTCAAGACACACTGTCGAAAGCAGTCGCCGAATTTCAATCTTTTGCCGGATTAAATATAACAG GAGAATTTGACGAAGAAACGTATAAACTTATGGCACTACCAAGGTGTGGTGTTAAGGACAGAGTTGGACCTGGATCTGGAAGATCGAAGCGTTATGCTCTTCAag GTTCGAGATGGCGCGTGAAGAAACTGACTTACAAGATCAGCAAGTACCCAAGAAATTTACCGCAGCACAAAGTTGACATCGAATTGAACAAAGCTTTCAAAGTCTGGTCGGATTACACGGATCTCTTGTTCATTCAAAAAAAGTCGGGCCAG GTCCATATTGAGATTAGATTTGAGAAAGGCGAACATGGTGACGGAGATCCTTTCGACGGACCTGGTGGCACTTTGGCGCACGCTTATTTCCCTGTTTACGGAGGCGATGCCCATTTCGACGACGCCGAACAATGGACCATCGACAGTTTTCGCGGTACCAATCTCTTTCAAGTAGCCGCCCACGAGTTTGGCCATTCCCTTGGTTTGAGTCATAGCGACGTTAAGTCCGCCCTAATGGCACCCTTCTACCGCGGCTACGAACCCTATTTCCGATTGGACGACGACGATATTCAGGGTATTCAG GCTCTATACGGAAAAAAAACGGTGAGTACCAGCGGTGTTCCGACCGGACCAAGATTCGGAACTACCACTGTAGCACCTCCAAGTGAAGAAGACACGGAACTTTGTACGGATCCAAAGATTGACACGATGTTCAATTCTGCCGAGGGACACATGTATGTGTTCAAAG gCGATCGTTACTGGAGATTAACTGCCGATGGTGTGGCAGTCGGTTACCCTAAACTGATTTCACACTCGTGGAAAGGATTGCCAGGAAACATAGACGCTGCGTTCACGTACAAGAACGGGAAGACTTACTTCTTCAAG GGCTCAAAATATTGGAGATACGTGGGGAAGAGAATGGACGGTGACTACCCGAAGGAAATCAGTGAAGGTTTCACAGGAATTCCTGATAATATCGACACCGCGATCGTTTGGACCGGAAACGGGAAGATCTATTTCTACAAGGGTAGCAAATTCTGGAGGTTCGATCCTACACAGAAACCACCAGTGAAGAACACATATCCTAAACTGATCTCGAATTGGGAAGGCGTTCCGGACAATCTCGACGCCTCTATTGTCTATCATGGTCACACTTATTTCTTCAAAGGAGACGCTTATTACAGATTCAACGATAGGACATTCTCT GTGGACGTTGCTGACCCAGCGTTCCCGAGAGCAACGGCCTACTGGTGGTTCGGTTGTAGATCAGCGAACAAAGGAACATTAG GCGAAACGGACGAGCAGCTAGTCACGTCGTCCAATCAGGATGCAGGCTCCGCGGCGGGAAGCGTTTTCAAACGGTCGATATGGTGGTATCTTCCGTTCAGTTTATTGACTATGATCATCGCTAAAATCATTGCCGCCACGTAG